Proteins found in one Hypericibacter terrae genomic segment:
- a CDS encoding carboxypeptidase M32, whose amino-acid sequence MTATATHNESGAGLRPYKALESRFHRLAALNEAAGMLHWDMAAMMPPGGAEARAEQLAQMRLVCHEILADPALGGLLGEAESRREELDPWAVANLHEMRRQWIHATALEPPLVEALSRAASRCEGVWREARPAADFAKVVPALGDLLALVREAAAAKAARLGCGLYEALLDEFEPGGKVAAIDALFDDLATFLPALREKALAAQARRPAPLNARGPFPTAQQMALGEKLMATVGFDFHHGRLDTSLHPFCGGTPDDVRITTRYDESDFASALMGVLHETGHALYERGLPAPWRYQPVGQARGMGIHESQSLLMEMQACRSKPFLTYLAPLLVEAFGHQDPAFTPENLLALYWRVKPGFIRVEADEVTYPSHVILRYRLERAMIEGRMEVADLPMAWNEGMVELLGIRPPSDREGCLQDIHWYDGAFGYFPTYTLGAMNAAQLFDAAGRADPAIPEELGRGDFKPLLGWLRTNVHRLGSSQTAAEIMTQATGRPLDAAVFKRHLERRYLGQG is encoded by the coding sequence ATGACCGCCACGGCCACCCACAACGAGAGCGGCGCGGGCCTGCGCCCCTACAAAGCCCTCGAATCGCGCTTCCACCGGCTGGCGGCGCTCAACGAGGCGGCCGGCATGCTGCATTGGGACATGGCGGCGATGATGCCGCCCGGCGGCGCCGAGGCGCGGGCAGAGCAGCTGGCGCAGATGCGCCTCGTCTGCCATGAGATCCTGGCCGATCCCGCCCTGGGCGGCCTGCTGGGCGAGGCGGAGAGCCGGCGCGAGGAGCTCGATCCCTGGGCGGTCGCCAATCTCCACGAGATGCGCCGGCAATGGATCCATGCGACGGCGCTGGAGCCGCCCCTGGTCGAGGCCCTGTCGCGGGCGGCCAGCCGCTGCGAAGGCGTCTGGCGCGAGGCGCGGCCGGCGGCGGATTTCGCCAAGGTGGTGCCGGCCCTGGGCGACTTGCTCGCTCTTGTGCGCGAGGCCGCGGCGGCCAAGGCGGCGCGGCTCGGTTGCGGTCTCTACGAGGCACTGCTGGACGAGTTCGAACCGGGCGGCAAGGTCGCGGCGATCGACGCGCTGTTCGACGATCTGGCAACCTTCCTGCCGGCCCTGCGCGAGAAGGCACTGGCGGCACAGGCCCGCCGGCCGGCACCCCTGAACGCGAGGGGACCCTTCCCGACGGCGCAGCAGATGGCGCTGGGCGAGAAGCTGATGGCGACCGTCGGCTTCGATTTCCATCATGGCCGGCTCGATACCAGCCTTCATCCCTTCTGCGGCGGCACCCCGGACGATGTGCGCATCACCACGCGCTATGACGAGAGCGACTTCGCCTCGGCGCTGATGGGCGTGCTGCATGAGACCGGCCACGCGCTCTATGAGCGCGGCCTGCCGGCGCCCTGGCGCTATCAGCCGGTGGGGCAGGCGCGCGGCATGGGCATCCATGAGAGCCAGTCGCTGCTGATGGAGATGCAGGCGTGCCGCTCCAAGCCGTTCCTGACCTATCTGGCGCCGCTGCTGGTCGAGGCGTTCGGTCACCAGGATCCGGCCTTCACGCCGGAGAATCTGCTGGCGCTCTATTGGCGGGTGAAGCCGGGCTTCATCCGCGTCGAGGCCGACGAGGTGACCTATCCCTCGCATGTGATCCTGCGCTACCGGCTCGAGCGCGCGATGATCGAGGGCCGGATGGAAGTGGCCGACCTGCCGATGGCCTGGAACGAGGGCATGGTCGAGCTGCTCGGCATCCGCCCTCCTTCCGACCGCGAGGGCTGCCTCCAGGACATCCACTGGTATGACGGCGCCTTCGGCTATTTCCCGACCTACACGCTGGGCGCCATGAACGCGGCCCAGCTGTTCGATGCCGCGGGCCGCGCCGATCCGGCGATCCCCGAGGAGCTCGGCCGCGGCGACTTCAAGCCGCTGCTGGGATGGCTGCGCACGAACGTGCACCGGCTGGGCTCGTCCCAGACCGCGGCCGAGATCATGACCCAGGCCACCGGCCGGCCGCTCGACGCCGCGGTCTTCAAGCGCCATCTCGAACGGCGCTATCTGGGTCAGGGCTGA